From the Thomasclavelia ramosa DSM 1402 genome, the window TTGTTCGTCAGCAATTATTTGATAATGATGCAATTGTTTTAAAGGACGTGAAATCAAAAACATTATCATTGAAGTCATTAAATCACAATAAATCTTTAGTATTCCATATGGAAGGTTTTAATCACTTAGGTATTTGGGCAGCTAAACATGTGGGTGGACTAATTGCCATTGAACCTTGGGTAGGTCATAGTGATTATGTTGGTTTCACTGGGGAATTTAAGGATAAAGAGGGTGTAGTTAGTCTAAATCCTAGTGAGATTTTTGAATGTACTTTTAAAGTTGAAATCAACCAATAATGACAAAAAAGGAATAAGATAAATTTTATAATTATCTTATGAAAGTAAAAATTATTGAAAAAACACACGAGTTAGATTTAGAAGATGAAATTAATGATTTTTTGGAAAAGAAAAATCCTAAAATTTTATCGCTGCATTATCAAGTGGCAATGACTTTTTCAAGTGAATTAGAATATAGTTTTAGCTGTTTGATTGAGTACGAGGATAAATAATCATATTTATCCTTTTCTTTTCGCATACTTTTAGTATTTTAGTTAAAACTATTTATGGAGGTGATTCCATGGCTAAAGGTGTATGTTGTCACGTTGATACTTGTGTTTACAATCATGATTGTAATTGTGAGGCAAAAGAAATTACAGTTTGTAATTGTAAATGTCACGAAGCGAAAGATATTCAAGAAACAGCTTGTGAAACTTTTAAATGTAAATAGAAAGTTTAATATGACATCACAAAAGGTAAGAAGTAACTTTTGTGATGTCTTTTGTTATAAGTATGAGCTTTACAAAAAGACATTTATATGTTTTATTTTTTGTATACATATAAAAACGTGATATAATAAAAAAGGTGATAAAAATGAAAAAAATTGCTTTGATTCTAATTTGTTGCCTAGTTTTAATAGGGTGCAAAAATAAAGACAATAACGATAATAAATTTTATCGACAATATAAAGAATATGAAAATAAAATAGATAATCATAATGAATTTTTGAATGCTACAAATGAATTTAATATACGTTTAGTAGTCAATAAAGTTGAAGATAAAAAATATCGGTATGATGTTATTATTGACACACCGACAATAAATATGTATCATTTACAAGCAATAGCAAAAGTTGCTGGTGATGATAATGAAAGTCTACCAACCTTAGGAATTCTTGAGGAAGATATTTTTTCATTAGTTCCTGAAGTAGTAGATAAAGCCAATGGAATTTATAAGGGTGTAAATCTATCTGGTATTACTAGTAAAAGTGAATTTAGTGTATTGGTTTATTTGACTTTTTCAACAGATAAACAATCTAATAACAAAGAAGAAAGGTATATTAAACTATATGGTAATGCGACTTGATAAATTGCTTGCAAACTATGGGATTGGTACTAGAAAAGAAGTAAAATCACTGATTCGAAAAGGTTTTGTAAAAGTAAATGGAATGATTATAAAGAAAGATGATTTTAAAGTTGATCATGAAATTGATGAAATAGTATTTGATGATGAGTTGATTGAATACCGGCCATATGTCTATATAATGCTGAATAAGCCAGCGGGATATATTAGTGCAACTAAAGACAATCTTCATCCTACAGTATTAGAACTGATTGAGGGCTATGAAAATTATGATTTATTTCCTGTCGGCCGCTTGGATTTAGATACAGAAGGACTATTGTTAATTACTAATGATGGTGATTTTAGTCATAAATTATTAGCCCCTAGTCGAAATCATTCAAAAATATATTTTGCAAATATTGCGGGAGTTATGGATGAACAAGATATTCAGGCATTTAAAGATGGGATTATTTTAAATACTGGCTATCACTGTAAACCTGCCAACCTAGAAATTATTAATAAAAACAATGATAGTTGTGATGTTAGAATTGAAATATTTGAAGGAAAGTTTCATCAAGTAAAAAAGATGGTTGAGGTTTGTGGTAAAGAGGTAATATATTTAAAACGCTTATCGATCCGCAATCTTGAACTGGATAGGAGTTTATCATTGGGTGATTTTCGAGAATTATCTAATGAGGAATTAGTCGACTTGATGGAGGATTTATGATAGAATATTTTTATATGTAAAGGGGAGTAATAATGCGTTTAAGAAATAATCCAAAAGCATATGATATTATGAAAGAAAATAAATCTTTTGTAATATTGGAGCCGGAAAATTGTAAAAATAAATGGAAAGATATTTTTGGAAATAATCATCCAATATATATTGAAATCGGGATGGGTAAAGGTGATTTTATTTATGAAAATGCTCGTCAATTTCCAGAAATAAATTTTGTTGGTATTGAAAAATACCCAAGTGTTTTAGCAGCAGCAATAAATAAGATAAATGCTCGTGAAGAAAAAGTAAATAATTTGCGTTTAATGCATTACGATGCAATTGAATTGCATCAAGTATTTGAAAAAGATGAAGTTGATAAAATATTCTTGAATTTTAGTGATCCTTGGCCTAAAAGTAAGCATGCTAAAAGACGACTTACATCAAGTAAATTTTTAGATGTATACAAGGATATTTTAATAGATGAAGGAAATATTGAATTTAAAAGTGATAATCGTGGACTGTTCGAATATTCGATTATTTCTTTAAACCAATATCCAATGGATATAGAGTACATTAGTTTAGATTTGCATAACAGTCCTGAAAGTGAAATCAATATTATGACTGAGTATGAGCGAAAATTTTGTGAGAAAGGGCCAATTTATAAATTGGTAGCAAGGTATCGTAAAAATGGATAAATTAGTAGAAATTAAAACAATCGAAGAATTTGACAATATTCGTGTAGGTAAAACGATTATAATGTTTACAGCAGACTGGTGTCCTGACTGTATG encodes:
- a CDS encoding sporulation protein Cse60, which encodes MKVKIIEKTHELDLEDEINDFLEKKNPKILSLHYQVAMTFSSELEYSFSCLIEYEDK
- a CDS encoding DUF1540 domain-containing protein, whose translation is MAKGVCCHVDTCVYNHDCNCEAKEITVCNCKCHEAKDIQETACETFKCK
- a CDS encoding pseudouridine synthase — its product is MVMRLDKLLANYGIGTRKEVKSLIRKGFVKVNGMIIKKDDFKVDHEIDEIVFDDELIEYRPYVYIMLNKPAGYISATKDNLHPTVLELIEGYENYDLFPVGRLDLDTEGLLLITNDGDFSHKLLAPSRNHSKIYFANIAGVMDEQDIQAFKDGIILNTGYHCKPANLEIINKNNDSCDVRIEIFEGKFHQVKKMVEVCGKEVIYLKRLSIRNLELDRSLSLGDFRELSNEELVDLMEDL
- the trmB gene encoding tRNA (guanosine(46)-N7)-methyltransferase TrmB codes for the protein MRLRNNPKAYDIMKENKSFVILEPENCKNKWKDIFGNNHPIYIEIGMGKGDFIYENARQFPEINFVGIEKYPSVLAAAINKINAREEKVNNLRLMHYDAIELHQVFEKDEVDKIFLNFSDPWPKSKHAKRRLTSSKFLDVYKDILIDEGNIEFKSDNRGLFEYSIISLNQYPMDIEYISLDLHNSPESEINIMTEYERKFCEKGPIYKLVARYRKNG